Proteins from a single region of Verrucosispora sp. NA02020:
- a CDS encoding acyl-CoA dehydrogenase family protein: MDFALTDDQRDLASAAARLLADRYPVDRVAALAESGDADPDGWPYLRRQGWCDPELPVVEKGLLAQEAGYALAAVGWWSTVGLAHPVLVAAGRDLPTGPLTLAWQDDPDTGQGTRAEQRAGTWRLTGRRGLVTEAAGATALVVAADTDTGPALFLVGAAADGLTVAPQPALDRLRGAALLRLVDTPAEMLVGPEAAERVLTDARRHAGTLLACEAVGVARRALDLARRHALDRVQFGRPIGAYQAVAHRLADGYVALELATSLALRACWLVGAGPDDAAPDEIAQAYAEAVVAARQAAVRACEDAIQVTGGLGATWEYPLHWWYRRALWLDSFDTPTADHLATLAGHLLHGRAQPARPAA, translated from the coding sequence ATGGACTTCGCCCTCACCGACGACCAGCGTGACCTGGCGTCGGCCGCCGCCCGGCTGCTCGCCGACCGGTACCCGGTCGACCGGGTCGCCGCGCTCGCCGAGTCGGGCGACGCCGATCCGGACGGGTGGCCGTACCTGCGCCGGCAGGGCTGGTGCGACCCGGAGCTTCCGGTGGTGGAGAAGGGCCTGCTGGCCCAGGAGGCCGGGTACGCGCTGGCCGCCGTCGGCTGGTGGAGCACGGTCGGCCTGGCCCACCCGGTCCTCGTGGCGGCCGGGCGTGACCTGCCGACGGGTCCGCTCACCCTGGCCTGGCAGGACGACCCGGACACCGGCCAGGGCACCCGCGCCGAGCAACGCGCCGGCACCTGGCGGCTGACCGGCCGACGCGGCCTGGTGACCGAGGCGGCGGGGGCCACCGCGCTGGTGGTCGCCGCCGACACCGACACCGGCCCGGCCCTGTTCCTGGTGGGTGCCGCAGCCGACGGGCTCACCGTCGCGCCGCAGCCCGCCCTGGACCGGCTGCGTGGCGCCGCACTGCTGCGCCTGGTCGACACCCCCGCCGAGATGCTGGTCGGGCCGGAGGCCGCCGAGCGGGTGCTGACCGACGCGCGCCGGCACGCCGGCACGTTGCTGGCCTGCGAGGCCGTCGGCGTCGCCCGCCGAGCCCTGGACCTGGCCCGCCGGCACGCGCTGGACCGGGTGCAGTTCGGCCGACCGATCGGGGCGTACCAGGCGGTGGCGCACCGGCTGGCCGACGGGTACGTGGCGCTGGAACTGGCCACCTCGCTCGCGCTGCGGGCCTGCTGGCTGGTCGGCGCCGGTCCGGACGACGCGGCACCGGACGAGATCGCCCAGGCGTACGCCGAGGCCGTCGTGGCGGCCCGGCAGGCCGCCGTACGCGCCTGCGAGGACGCCATCCAGGTCACCGGCGGGCTCGGCGCGACCTGGGAGTACCCGCTGCACTGGTGGTACCGCCGGGCGCTCTGGCTGGACAGCTTCGACACGCCGACCGCAGACCATCTCGCCACCCTCGCCGGTCACCTGCTGCACGGGCGGGCGCAACCGGCACGGCCGGCCGCGTGA
- a CDS encoding methyltransferase, which produces MLTRRRARIDVPAILRLMEVGDYLLPYTIRAVCLLRVADQLADGPMPAADLAHACDAHEPSLTKALRYLASRDLFAEVAPGEFGLTPMADLLRADHPFSARDIFLSPVVCTRAMEGLDHTLRTGEGAFDAVHGIGMWDHFGQHPADGEAFDKVMSGVTGMELMAILRASDWSRFGTVVDVGGGNGRFLADLLGRFPRMRGVLFDKPGVVANAPETFATAGVTDRVRVVPGSFLTDDIPSGGDAYVLKRILYSWSDEEATGVLRRIRAAMSPQGRVFILEAGRQSEAESTPLARRMDMLMLTLSAGGARSLDEQRAILAGAGLELVEATQTPMFPVIEARPV; this is translated from the coding sequence ATGCTGACGAGACGACGTGCCCGCATCGACGTACCGGCCATCCTGCGGCTGATGGAGGTGGGCGACTACCTGCTGCCGTACACGATCCGGGCGGTCTGCCTGCTGCGGGTCGCCGACCAGCTCGCCGACGGGCCGATGCCCGCCGCGGACCTGGCCCACGCCTGTGACGCCCACGAGCCGTCGCTGACCAAGGCACTGCGGTATCTGGCCTCCCGGGACCTGTTCGCCGAGGTCGCGCCCGGCGAGTTCGGGCTGACCCCGATGGCCGACCTGCTGCGCGCCGACCACCCCTTCTCGGCCCGGGACATCTTCCTCTCCCCCGTGGTCTGCACCCGGGCGATGGAGGGCCTGGACCACACCCTGCGCACCGGCGAGGGCGCCTTCGACGCGGTCCACGGCATCGGCATGTGGGACCACTTCGGGCAGCACCCCGCCGACGGCGAGGCGTTCGACAAGGTGATGAGCGGGGTCACCGGGATGGAGCTGATGGCCATCCTGCGCGCCTCGGACTGGTCCCGCTTCGGCACGGTGGTCGACGTCGGCGGCGGCAACGGCCGGTTCCTCGCCGACCTGCTGGGCCGCTTCCCCCGGATGCGCGGCGTGCTGTTCGACAAGCCCGGCGTGGTGGCGAACGCGCCGGAGACCTTCGCCACGGCCGGCGTCACCGACCGGGTACGCGTGGTGCCCGGCAGCTTCCTCACCGACGACATCCCGTCCGGTGGCGACGCGTACGTGCTCAAGCGGATCCTCTACAGCTGGAGCGACGAGGAGGCGACCGGGGTGCTGCGCCGTATCCGGGCGGCGATGTCCCCGCAGGGCCGGGTGTTCATCCTCGAGGCCGGACGGCAGTCCGAGGCGGAGAGCACGCCGCTGGCCCGTCGGATGGACATGCTGATGCTGACGTTGAGCGCGGGCGGCGCGCGCAGCCTGGACGAGCAACGGGCGATCCTGGCCGGGGCCGGGCTGGAACTGGTCGAGGCGACGCAGACGCCGATGTTCCCGGTGATCGAGGCCCGACCGGTATGA